The following proteins are co-located in the Pyrococcus abyssi GE5 genome:
- a CDS encoding protein-glutamate methylesterase/protein-glutamine glutaminase — protein MPLTGRKIRVLVVDDSAFMRKVLKDIINSDPELEVCGEARDGIEAIEMVQKCRPDVVTLDVEMPRMNGLDALRVIMKKYPVPVIMISALTQEGAEATIKALEYGAIDFIPKPSSSISINMRELKDEIIAKIKEAAKVPRRFLELRRIRLLRVQKAKKVKPSVPARIAVAIAASTGGPQSLLKIFPKFPENLKAGILLVQHMPPGFTRSFAKRLDSVSKIDVKEAEEGDVVEEGKAYVAPGDYHMEVTLRGGKPVITLNKKPKMHGVRPAADPMMITAAQVFGRRTVGVVMTGMGRDGAQGIVEIKKRGGITIAQDEKTSIIFGMPKAAIETGMVDYVVPLEKIPETVVRAVEMIRGGGNLGRHVTIPR, from the coding sequence ATGCCCCTAACGGGGAGAAAAATAAGGGTTCTAGTTGTGGATGACTCAGCGTTCATGAGGAAAGTCCTAAAGGACATTATAAACTCAGATCCTGAGCTTGAAGTATGCGGTGAGGCCAGGGATGGCATTGAGGCAATTGAGATGGTTCAGAAGTGCAGGCCAGATGTGGTTACCTTAGATGTTGAAATGCCTAGGATGAACGGTCTGGATGCCCTCAGGGTCATAATGAAGAAGTATCCTGTTCCGGTTATAATGATCAGCGCTTTAACCCAAGAAGGAGCTGAAGCTACAATAAAGGCTCTCGAATATGGAGCAATAGATTTCATCCCAAAGCCCTCATCATCGATCTCGATCAACATGAGGGAGCTAAAGGATGAGATTATAGCTAAAATAAAGGAAGCGGCAAAGGTTCCCAGGAGATTCCTGGAACTTAGGAGGATAAGGCTACTAAGGGTTCAAAAGGCTAAGAAGGTTAAGCCATCGGTTCCAGCTAGGATTGCTGTTGCCATAGCGGCCTCCACAGGAGGGCCGCAGTCGCTGCTTAAGATATTCCCGAAGTTCCCCGAGAATTTGAAGGCTGGAATACTCCTAGTTCAGCACATGCCCCCAGGGTTCACGAGATCCTTCGCGAAGAGACTCGATAGCGTTTCGAAGATTGATGTAAAAGAGGCAGAGGAAGGTGATGTTGTCGAGGAAGGAAAGGCGTACGTTGCTCCTGGGGACTATCACATGGAAGTCACATTACGAGGCGGTAAGCCCGTGATAACCCTAAACAAAAAGCCAAAGATGCACGGCGTGAGACCTGCAGCGGATCCCATGATGATAACCGCAGCTCAGGTCTTTGGTAGGAGAACCGTGGGGGTAGTAATGACTGGGATGGGGAGAGACGGGGCTCAAGGTATAGTTGAGATAAAAAAGAGAGGTGGAATCACGATAGCTCAAGATGAGAAGACTTCGATAATCTTTGGAATGCCTAAGGCTGCAATAGAAACCGGGATGGTTGATTACGTCGTTCCACTAGAGAAGATCCCTGAAACCGTTGTGAGAGCAGTGGAAATGATTAGGGGAGGTGGTAACCTTGGAAGACATGTCACAATACCTAGATGA
- a CDS encoding response regulator → MARILVVDDAAFMRMLLKKILTQAGHEVVGEASNGKEAVEKYKQLKPDLVTMDIVMPEMDGITAVKEIMKIDPNAKIIMITAVGQEAKVMEALKSGAKGYIVKPFQAQKVIEEVNRVLSS, encoded by the coding sequence ATGGCTAGGATCTTAGTTGTTGATGATGCCGCATTTATGAGGATGCTATTGAAGAAGATACTAACCCAGGCAGGGCATGAGGTAGTTGGTGAGGCTAGTAACGGAAAGGAAGCTGTAGAGAAGTACAAGCAGTTGAAACCTGATCTAGTTACGATGGACATAGTAATGCCAGAGATGGACGGCATAACGGCCGTAAAGGAAATTATGAAGATAGACCCAAATGCCAAGATAATTATGATAACCGCAGTTGGTCAGGAGGCAAAGGTCATGGAGGCCCTTAAGAGTGGAGCCAAGGGCTACATAGTTAAGCCTTTCCAGGCTCAGAAAGTGATAGAAGAAGTTAATAGAGTTCTATCATCGTAA
- a CDS encoding CheR family methyltransferase, whose protein sequence is MQSLRGYELIKAEIFKRLGVDNVNAYKDSYLQRRIRARMRKLGISDYMEYYKLLKQNREEFEELLFTIAINVTEFFRDPVVWKTFQRKVLPELINYKKSKGSRSLKIWSAACSTGQEPYSIAMSLYEVLGDNLSGFRVSILATDIDKEALQIAMKGEYPADAVEKQVPRHMIPKYFDRISDERYRVKPKLKRLVTFRWFNLLSSVYPKGFDVIFIRNVLIYMSKEAQEEIFRKLYDSLEDHGYLILGKTETILGKSANLFKLYDLVAKVYKKNLEVKKQWLGS, encoded by the coding sequence ATGCAATCTTTGAGGGGCTATGAGTTAATTAAGGCGGAGATATTTAAAAGGTTAGGGGTTGATAACGTTAACGCATACAAGGATTCTTACCTACAGAGAAGGATTAGGGCTAGGATGAGAAAGCTTGGGATATCCGATTATATGGAGTATTACAAATTGCTCAAGCAGAACAGGGAGGAGTTTGAGGAGTTGCTTTTCACTATCGCTATAAACGTTACCGAGTTCTTTCGAGATCCTGTAGTTTGGAAGACCTTTCAAAGGAAGGTGTTGCCAGAGCTAATTAATTACAAGAAGAGCAAAGGTTCAAGGTCCTTAAAAATTTGGAGCGCCGCATGTTCGACTGGTCAAGAGCCTTACTCCATTGCAATGAGCCTTTACGAGGTTCTTGGTGACAATCTGAGTGGGTTTAGGGTTTCGATACTTGCTACAGATATAGATAAGGAGGCCTTGCAGATTGCAATGAAAGGTGAATACCCAGCGGATGCAGTCGAAAAGCAGGTTCCAAGGCACATGATTCCAAAGTACTTTGATAGGATAAGTGATGAAAGGTACAGGGTTAAGCCAAAACTCAAGAGGTTAGTTACGTTTAGATGGTTTAATCTTCTGTCCTCGGTCTATCCCAAGGGGTTTGACGTTATATTCATTAGGAACGTGCTCATATATATGAGTAAGGAGGCCCAGGAGGAGATATTTAGAAAGCTATATGATTCTCTTGAAGATCACGGGTATTTAATCCTGGGCAAGACCGAAACTATATTGGGCAAATCTGCTAATCTTTTTAAGCTATACGATCTCGTTGCTAAGGTCTACAAAAAGAATTTGGAGGTGAAGAAGCAATGGCTAGGATCTTAG
- a CDS encoding methyl-accepting chemotaxis protein: MKNSILSLISIAALFFVSGKKDYENSSNVTSQAIINYLRDVLDGKEPQIPLGLSKEDEEVLKKVAFRLKRGQGKKINVKDKIENLKEVIENLEEKIGEVKLGDLGEVNELVSRLNNENVKIAEVNDYIQTLSAGIEEMNVQAQQLSDFALESASMAEKGRQISDNVALKVSRISETSREMSDAVRILAEYSKKINDIVYVISSIASQTNLLALNASIEAARAGEAGRGFAVVAENVRELADRSKKSAEEIRNLIEEMQENINRVIQAIQENVRVTEEVKEAIQNLIAAFDDIARRANETANMVKELSEGIDEQANSVQMLVDRIDSISKDVSDNLNFATQLTDTISGSLEKLNEVKEEITKLKENIDRIMGEIS, from the coding sequence TTGAAAAATAGTATCCTCTCACTCATTTCGATAGCGGCCTTATTTTTTGTGAGTGGGAAGAAAGACTATGAAAATTCAAGCAATGTAACGTCCCAAGCAATAATAAACTACCTAAGAGATGTGCTAGACGGGAAAGAACCCCAGATCCCACTTGGATTATCCAAGGAGGACGAAGAGGTTCTAAAGAAGGTGGCCTTTAGACTAAAGAGAGGACAGGGAAAGAAGATTAACGTGAAAGATAAGATAGAAAACCTAAAGGAGGTAATCGAAAACCTGGAGGAGAAAATCGGAGAGGTCAAGCTGGGAGACCTTGGGGAAGTGAACGAGCTAGTTTCAAGATTGAACAATGAGAACGTGAAAATAGCGGAAGTCAATGATTACATACAAACGCTCTCCGCTGGGATAGAAGAGATGAACGTCCAAGCACAACAACTCTCAGACTTCGCTCTGGAGTCAGCCTCAATGGCCGAGAAGGGTAGGCAAATATCAGACAACGTTGCTTTAAAAGTCTCTAGGATAAGTGAAACTAGCAGAGAGATGAGCGATGCCGTGAGAATACTAGCAGAGTACTCAAAGAAGATAAACGACATAGTCTACGTTATCTCCTCAATAGCAAGTCAAACAAACTTACTAGCCCTAAACGCCAGCATAGAGGCAGCTAGAGCTGGAGAAGCTGGAAGAGGATTTGCAGTCGTTGCAGAGAACGTAAGGGAGTTAGCGGACAGATCGAAGAAGTCAGCAGAAGAGATAAGGAACCTAATAGAGGAGATGCAGGAGAACATAAACAGAGTTATACAGGCGATCCAGGAAAACGTCAGGGTTACGGAGGAAGTGAAAGAAGCGATACAGAATCTTATAGCGGCATTCGACGACATAGCAAGAAGGGCCAATGAAACGGCCAACATGGTGAAAGAACTCTCCGAGGGGATAGATGAACAGGCGAATTCAGTTCAAATGTTAGTTGATAGGATAGACTCAATATCAAAGGACGTCTCAGATAACCTTAACTTCGCTACGCAACTTACCGATACTATAAGTGGATCCCTTGAGAAGTTGAACGAGGTTAAGGAGGAAATTACCAAACTCAAGGAAAATATTGATAGGATAATGGGAGAAATTAGCTGA
- a CDS encoding chemotaxis protein CheW: MTEIQVVAFRLGDEEFCLEISKVREIKEMMPITRVPNAPDFVEGVINLRGQITTVINLKKLLGYYDDEDLSNKKIIIAEVNGEIVGVIVDAVSDVITLTEDQIEQPPKTLASKVDMKAIKGIAKINNGERLLIMLDLDKLIGESF; this comes from the coding sequence ATGACGGAAATTCAAGTTGTAGCATTCAGGTTGGGGGATGAGGAGTTTTGCCTTGAGATATCTAAGGTGAGGGAGATAAAGGAAATGATGCCCATAACCAGGGTTCCAAATGCCCCAGACTTCGTTGAGGGCGTCATAAACCTTAGAGGCCAGATAACCACCGTGATAAACTTGAAGAAGTTGCTAGGTTACTACGACGATGAGGATCTTAGCAATAAGAAGATAATAATAGCGGAGGTCAACGGAGAAATCGTTGGGGTAATAGTAGATGCAGTCTCGGACGTGATAACACTGACCGAAGACCAAATAGAGCAACCACCAAAGACTCTAGCATCGAAGGTCGATATGAAGGCGATTAAGGGGATAGCCAAGATAAACAACGGAGAAAGATTGCTGATAATGCTCGACCTCGACAAGTTAATCGGGGAGAGCTTCTGA
- a CDS encoding calcium/sodium antiporter has protein sequence MEVAIVTAVFILGLILLIKGSDIFVNAATRIAETFGVSEFLIALVLASIATTLPEATVSAISSYKGNSGIALGNAVGSALANIALILGISAMITPLKVDEVANENSLIMLGVTLYAWLLMINGEISRIEGLTLVLIYGAFLYYLYRKHVKLEEIEEESRGNVIKDIAILFLSGGMVILGAELVVDSAVKIARGAGIPEVVIGVTLVSIGTSLPELANSLTAALKGIHNVSVGNIIGADIIDILMVIGIASIIRPIKVDPSIVKVTMPITVLVMAILTVSLFRNNKVGRKTAVTLLLVYSIFLYLLAQGKVYIPG, from the coding sequence GTGGAAGTAGCGATAGTAACGGCGGTATTCATCCTGGGACTCATCCTATTAATAAAGGGAAGCGACATTTTTGTCAACGCAGCAACTAGAATAGCCGAGACATTCGGGGTTAGTGAGTTCCTAATAGCACTTGTCCTAGCGAGCATAGCAACCACACTACCAGAGGCCACCGTCTCGGCCATATCCTCGTACAAAGGAAACAGTGGAATAGCTCTTGGAAACGCCGTTGGAAGTGCCTTGGCCAATATAGCCCTCATTCTAGGGATATCGGCAATGATAACACCGCTCAAGGTTGATGAAGTCGCAAACGAGAACTCACTTATAATGCTTGGCGTAACTCTTTACGCATGGTTACTAATGATAAACGGCGAGATATCGAGGATAGAAGGGCTAACCCTGGTTCTTATTTATGGAGCTTTTCTCTACTACCTATACAGAAAGCACGTAAAGCTCGAGGAGATAGAGGAAGAATCCAGAGGGAACGTTATCAAGGACATCGCAATTCTGTTCCTCTCGGGTGGAATGGTTATCCTGGGAGCCGAGCTCGTTGTCGATAGCGCCGTGAAGATAGCAAGGGGCGCCGGAATACCCGAGGTTGTAATTGGCGTGACCCTCGTTTCAATAGGAACATCTCTTCCAGAATTGGCCAATTCCCTCACGGCCGCCTTAAAGGGAATACACAACGTGAGCGTCGGAAACATAATTGGGGCAGATATAATCGATATACTCATGGTAATCGGGATAGCCTCGATCATAAGGCCGATAAAGGTAGACCCATCGATAGTCAAGGTTACAATGCCAATAACTGTCTTGGTAATGGCCATACTGACGGTCTCCCTGTTCAGGAACAACAAGGTTGGGAGGAAAACTGCGGTAACATTGTTGCTCGTGTACTCAATATTCCTCTACCTCCTAGCCCAGGGAAAAGTGTATATACCTGGATGA
- a CDS encoding NfeD family protein, with protein MDALPISLLILGLLIIILDMMVSAFITPIGIAFSVLGLLLLFKVNFYLSFVISLISAVLSYMAFARMIKRETRDIGREKYTFELKGKTGKVVKVSEDHYLVEVEGDRWIAYSDEELKVGDTIVVEDVDGVKLKVRKAPRSRSPQ; from the coding sequence ATGGATGCCCTTCCAATTTCCCTTTTAATTTTGGGTCTACTGATAATAATCCTTGACATGATGGTTTCGGCGTTTATAACTCCGATAGGAATAGCGTTCTCTGTCCTGGGACTGTTGTTACTGTTTAAGGTTAACTTCTACCTATCCTTCGTCATTTCTCTGATTTCAGCTGTTCTTTCTTACATGGCCTTTGCAAGGATGATAAAGAGGGAAACCAGGGACATAGGGAGAGAAAAGTACACCTTTGAGCTTAAAGGTAAGACGGGAAAGGTCGTTAAGGTTTCGGAGGATCACTACTTGGTTGAGGTTGAGGGTGATAGGTGGATTGCCTATAGTGATGAGGAGTTAAAGGTTGGGGACACAATCGTGGTTGAAGATGTTGATGGAGTAAAGCTCAAGGTGAGGAAAGCTCCTCGCTCTCGATCTCCTCAATAA
- a CDS encoding SPFH domain-containing protein, producing the protein MISAGGVALIILGIFLLIMLLLSVKVIRPYQKGLVERLGKFNRLLDPGIHFIIPFMERVKVVDLREHVIDVPPQEVICKDNVVVTVDAVVYYQILDPVKAVYNVSDFLMAIVKLAQTNLRAIIGEMELDETLSGRDIINAKLREELDKITDRWGVKITRVEIQRIDPPKDIQEAMAKQMTAEREKRAMILIAEGKKEAAIREAEGQKQAAILKAEGEKQRQILIAEGQAEAIRKVLEALKMADEKYLTLQYIEKLPDLAKYGNLIVPYDTESLIGLLRVLQKVKSIPLQQSTEKKIEE; encoded by the coding sequence ATGATAAGTGCAGGTGGTGTTGCCCTTATAATCTTGGGGATTTTCCTTTTGATAATGCTACTCCTAAGCGTTAAGGTCATCAGGCCCTACCAGAAAGGTCTCGTTGAAAGGCTTGGAAAGTTCAACAGGCTTTTGGATCCAGGAATACACTTCATAATACCATTCATGGAGAGGGTTAAGGTTGTCGACCTTAGAGAGCACGTTATCGATGTTCCCCCTCAGGAGGTCATATGTAAAGATAACGTCGTAGTTACGGTTGATGCCGTCGTCTATTACCAGATATTGGATCCGGTCAAAGCGGTCTATAATGTTAGTGACTTCCTAATGGCAATAGTTAAGCTAGCCCAAACGAACTTGAGGGCGATAATAGGTGAGATGGAGCTAGACGAAACGTTGAGCGGTAGGGATATAATAAACGCGAAGCTCCGAGAAGAGCTCGATAAGATAACCGATCGTTGGGGTGTGAAGATTACCCGCGTTGAGATTCAGAGAATAGATCCTCCGAAAGATATTCAGGAGGCCATGGCCAAGCAGATGACGGCTGAGAGGGAGAAGAGGGCCATGATCTTAATAGCCGAGGGTAAGAAGGAAGCCGCGATAAGGGAAGCTGAGGGGCAGAAGCAGGCAGCCATATTGAAGGCTGAGGGTGAGAAGCAGAGGCAAATCCTAATAGCTGAGGGTCAGGCTGAGGCCATAAGGAAAGTCCTTGAGGCCCTTAAGATGGCCGATGAGAAGTACTTGACTTTACAGTACATTGAGAAGCTTCCAGATTTAGCTAAGTACGGCAATCTGATAGTTCCGTACGATACCGAATCGCTAATCGGTTTGTTAAGGGTTCTACAAAAGGTTAAGAGTATTCCGTTGCAACAGTCTACTGAGAAGAAAATTGAGGAGTGA
- a CDS encoding type IV toxin-antitoxin system AbiEi family antitoxin domain-containing protein, with product MKTLEEYKFGKTPDPMTLIAKAMNKLKLKWYFGLYTALRLNGATYEYYSRIFLVTPVITRPKPITILGESVQFIKLKESLLGFGVIKRGEIQYSDLEKTLLDFIYLKRYNKRLNADAVVREYITKIEKEKLVEYSKAYPKSVQREVEVIVSRG from the coding sequence GTGAAAACTCTCGAGGAATACAAGTTCGGAAAGACTCCAGATCCAATGACTTTAATTGCAAAGGCCATGAACAAGTTAAAGCTGAAGTGGTACTTCGGCCTGTACACGGCTTTAAGACTAAACGGGGCAACATATGAATACTACTCCCGAATTTTTCTGGTAACTCCGGTGATAACAAGACCAAAACCGATTACAATTCTCGGCGAGAGTGTTCAGTTCATCAAGCTAAAAGAATCTCTCCTGGGCTTTGGAGTGATTAAACGAGGAGAAATCCAGTATTCAGACTTAGAAAAAACCCTGCTGGACTTTATTTATCTAAAACGGTACAACAAACGCCTTAATGCAGATGCCGTTGTACGGGAATACATTACAAAGATAGAAAAAGAAAAGCTAGTAGAATACTCTAAAGCATACCCAAAATCAGTTCAGAGGGAGGTTGAGGTCATTGTTTCCAGGGGATGA
- a CDS encoding nucleotidyl transferase AbiEii/AbiGii toxin family protein — protein MIKCYLSYYRFSVDLDFTFPLRNRLSRSGRRKLISSEVRWLSEKLSYIAEELGLNFRPFEGNSYDRNFVHFEGNENRKIVFFHLFMPTGEVVKIEVNFFEPVLFEEKKVLAKTLLDGVKLEDEEKTYFFEELERYLTLSVTAYSPEEILAEKIRAILTRRIQKLRDFYDVFMLHKAGYDYSNVIDEAL, from the coding sequence TTGATAAAGTGTTACCTCAGCTATTACCGCTTCAGTGTTGACCTTGACTTCACGTTCCCACTGAGGAACAGGCTCTCCCGCTCGGGGAGGAGAAAGCTGATAAGCTCCGAGGTGAGATGGCTCTCAGAAAAGCTCTCTTACATCGCCGAAGAGCTTGGCCTGAACTTCAGGCCTTTTGAAGGAAACTCTTACGATCGGAACTTTGTTCACTTTGAGGGGAACGAGAACAGGAAGATAGTCTTTTTCCATCTGTTTATGCCAACGGGTGAAGTCGTGAAGATTGAGGTTAACTTTTTTGAACCGGTGCTGTTTGAGGAGAAGAAAGTACTGGCTAAGACGCTTCTTGATGGAGTTAAGTTAGAAGATGAAGAGAAGACATACTTCTTCGAGGAGCTTGAACGGTACTTAACGCTTTCCGTGACGGCGTATTCTCCTGAGGAAATTCTGGCCGAAAAGATTAGGGCCATTTTAACCCGCAGGATTCAAAAGCTGAGGGATTTCTACGACGTTTTCATGCTCCACAAAGCGGGTTATGATTACTCGAACGTTATTGATGAAGCCCTTTAG
- a CDS encoding MBL fold metallo-hydrolase, with the protein MKITVYDGANTIGGTKIHIEDGNNGIFLDFGMNFAKYSMYYEEFLRERTKRGIYDLWMLNLIPRLNIYRSDLIPNDLAQEVSRYPRIPVNAVLISHAHLDHVGNVALLDEKIPIVASPTTLVILKALRDTSRGNNLGMETPYYTPRKRTEGNPPLVEANTGKYYPTRDLILTDKFSEEVRRFMRWRAEVELANKNNIKRIKLGKVQNLEESYLGFEVRAYPVDHSIYGATAYIIEGDVSVAYTGDFRLHGKNGNLTRKFIKAAKNASILITEGTRVSRKNDDFNVSEKEVYENALRIVEEAKGLVIADFSLRNFERLESFKRIAEKTGRELVITTKEAYYLHALKTAGEADHLREVKIYEDSKTKPEKWEKWILSKYNELKVTPEEITREQENYILCFSFYDMPKLLDIMPSGGVYIYSSSEAFTEEQVFSFLRLWNWLQYFGFEVHGFKVDEHGRPIFEKGFHASGHISKDELVKVIEEVDPDYIVPVHTENPEWFREVWEDKAIILRNGDSWEI; encoded by the coding sequence ATGAAGATAACCGTTTATGATGGGGCAAACACTATTGGCGGAACAAAGATCCACATTGAAGATGGTAACAATGGGATTTTTCTTGACTTTGGAATGAACTTCGCAAAATACTCTATGTACTACGAAGAATTCCTAAGGGAAAGAACCAAAAGAGGTATATACGACCTGTGGATGCTTAACCTAATCCCGAGGTTGAACATCTACCGTAGTGACTTAATTCCAAACGACTTAGCCCAGGAAGTCTCTCGCTACCCAAGAATCCCCGTTAATGCTGTCCTAATAAGCCACGCCCACCTTGACCACGTTGGCAACGTTGCCCTCTTAGACGAGAAAATTCCAATTGTAGCCTCTCCAACTACTCTCGTAATACTGAAAGCCCTCAGAGACACGTCTAGAGGTAATAATCTCGGTATGGAAACACCGTACTACACTCCGAGAAAACGTACAGAAGGGAACCCACCCCTTGTTGAAGCCAATACCGGAAAGTACTACCCTACCAGAGACCTTATTTTGACGGATAAATTCTCAGAAGAAGTAAGGAGATTTATGAGATGGAGAGCCGAGGTAGAGTTAGCAAACAAAAACAATATAAAGAGGATAAAGCTCGGGAAAGTTCAAAACCTCGAAGAAAGCTATTTAGGTTTCGAAGTTAGAGCTTATCCAGTTGACCACTCCATTTACGGTGCGACGGCATACATTATTGAAGGGGACGTTAGTGTAGCCTATACTGGAGATTTTAGGTTGCATGGCAAAAACGGTAATCTAACGAGGAAGTTCATCAAGGCAGCAAAGAATGCCAGCATCTTAATCACGGAGGGAACAAGAGTTAGCAGGAAAAACGACGACTTCAACGTCTCAGAGAAGGAGGTTTACGAGAACGCGCTAAGAATAGTCGAAGAAGCTAAAGGGCTGGTGATAGCTGATTTCTCACTCAGGAACTTCGAGAGGCTCGAGAGCTTCAAGAGAATAGCAGAGAAAACTGGAAGGGAACTTGTCATAACCACCAAGGAAGCCTATTATTTACACGCGCTAAAGACCGCGGGAGAAGCTGATCATTTAAGGGAAGTGAAAATATACGAGGATTCAAAGACAAAGCCAGAGAAGTGGGAGAAGTGGATACTAAGTAAGTACAATGAGCTAAAAGTGACTCCTGAGGAGATTACTAGAGAGCAGGAAAACTACATACTATGTTTTTCCTTCTACGATATGCCAAAGCTCCTCGACATCATGCCAAGTGGAGGGGTTTACATTTACTCCTCAAGCGAAGCGTTTACAGAAGAACAAGTGTTTAGCTTTCTCCGCTTATGGAACTGGTTACAGTATTTCGGCTTTGAAGTTCACGGGTTCAAGGTTGACGAGCATGGAAGGCCAATCTTTGAAAAGGGATTCCATGCTTCAGGCCACATCTCTAAGGATGAGCTGGTTAAGGTTATCGAGGAAGTTGACCCAGATTACATAGTTCCCGTCCACACCGAGAACCCCGAGTGGTTTAGGGAGGTCTGGGAGGATAAGGCCATAATCTTGAGAAACGGCGATAGTTGGGAGATTTAG
- a CDS encoding class II glutamine amidotransferase: protein MCELFGVNANKDVDVNFTWRGFVRKSELNPHGWGVGWYLMTINGNRAASIIKQPIPTYRSRIALMLPRLNIRSQIIMSHVRFATSGVSYLNTHPFVRRIWSVGQYDEWIFAHNGVLDGVEELPKRFKPLGTTDSEAAFCYIMENLEGIRTIKELFTKLYQLLNEVSNYGTLNILMSNGRYLFAYTHYPGKGMVLLKRHPPHRGSFKTP, encoded by the coding sequence ATGTGCGAGCTTTTCGGGGTCAATGCAAACAAGGATGTAGACGTTAACTTCACGTGGAGGGGCTTTGTAAGGAAAAGCGAGCTAAATCCCCATGGCTGGGGAGTTGGATGGTACCTGATGACCATTAACGGGAATAGGGCAGCATCGATAATAAAACAGCCGATTCCAACGTACAGGAGCAGAATCGCTTTAATGCTCCCAAGGCTCAACATAAGGAGTCAGATTATCATGAGCCACGTGAGGTTCGCAACAAGTGGAGTCAGCTACCTTAACACCCATCCCTTCGTTAGGAGGATATGGAGCGTTGGCCAATACGACGAGTGGATCTTCGCCCATAATGGAGTGCTCGATGGCGTTGAGGAACTACCTAAACGCTTCAAACCTCTAGGAACAACGGATTCGGAAGCGGCATTCTGCTACATAATGGAAAACTTAGAGGGAATAAGAACAATCAAGGAGCTCTTCACTAAGCTTTATCAACTTTTGAATGAAGTGAGCAACTATGGAACGCTAAACATTCTCATGAGCAATGGAAGGTACCTATTCGCGTACACCCACTATCCTGGGAAGGGGATGGTACTACTAAAGCGTCATCCACCACATAGGGGGTCATTCAAGACTCCTTGA